AGCGGAGACGGCTTCCCCAATTGCCCGCCGGCCTGCTCAGCCCCTACAGTGCGGCATGGCTGAGGCTCCCGACCCTTTCAAAGCGCGTCGCCAGGCGGCCCTCGCAGGAACGCAGGTGGGGCAGACCTACACCTATCGCCGCACCTTCACCGACGGAGACGTGGCCCTGTTCTGCGGCGTCACCGGAGACCTGAATCCGTTTCATCAAGACGAGCTCTTCTCGCGTGAGTCCCCGTTTGGCCGGCGGATCGTGCCCGGCCTGCTGCCCGGCAGCATGCTCACCCACATCGGGGGAATGCTGGGCTTCCTCGCGGCGGAGATGCACTTCGAGTTTCTGGCTCCGGTCTTTATCGGGGACACCGTGACCTGCGTGGTGCACGTCCTGGAGCGCGACGAGGCGCGCAAGCGGCTCCACTGCGAGGCCCAGCTGACGAACGAGGCCGGACAACTGGTCATGCGTGCCCGGTTCAGCGGCTTTCCGACCGCGCCGCGCCTGGCTCCCGACGCGGCACCGCTTTCTGATGGACCGTAGCTCCGTCGCTTTTTTCGAGCGTCCCTACCCGAGTGCCAACAGCGCTCTCCTCCAAGGCGAGTGTCCCCTCCTGGTGGATACCGGGTTCGGCAGTGACGTGGCCGACCTGGAGCGCTGGCTGAGCGCTCAGGGGACGGCGCCGACTGAGCTGAAGCTGATCGTCAACACCCACCACCATTCGGATCATGTGGGCGGCAATCACTGGCTCCAGAGCACCCACGGCCTCCCGATCGCGGCCCACGGCTCGGAGGGCCACGCGGTCAACCGGCGCGATCCCGAAGCCTGCCTGGGCCGCTGGCTGAGGCAACCGGTCGAGGCTTACACGGTCACCCACCTGCTCCGTGAGGGCGACACCCTCAGCGCAGGAGGAGCGCCGTGGCATGTCCTGCACACGCCCGGTCATTCCCCAGGCCACCTCGTTCTCTACCAGCCGGAGCAGGGCGTCGCCCTCACTGGAGACGCCCTGCTGCCGGGGGACGTGGGCTGGCTGAAGTTCCACCAGGACTTCCAGCAGCGCGGCCTGGAGGCGGCGGACCAGGCGCTCGACACCCTCGCCAGGCTCGCCGAGCTCGATTTGCGCCTCGCTTATCCCGGGCACGGACCGGTCATCACCGGGGTGGCCCAGGCGATTCAGGACTCCAGGACACGGCTGGAGCGGTTCAGACTGGACCCTGAGAAGGCCGGCTGGCACGCCGCGAAACGCATTTTCGCCTTCGCCCTGATGATCGACGGTCCCCTGTCCGCAGAGGAGCTTGCGGCGTATCTGCTGGAAAGTCCGTGGTTCGTGGATCACGCCCGGGAGGTCTTCCGGGTGACGGCGGAGGAACTGCTTAACCTGCTGGTGGCCGAGATGCTGCGTTCCGGGGCCGCCCGCTGGGACAGGGGCCGCCTGCATGCGAGTGGGCCGCACCGTTCCCCGCCGAGGCGCTGGGCGAGGTCCCCCACCACCGTCGCCCAGTGGCCTCCGGGCTAAGCGCGCAGG
The genomic region above belongs to Deinococcus reticulitermitis and contains:
- a CDS encoding MaoC family dehydratase; this translates as MAEAPDPFKARRQAALAGTQVGQTYTYRRTFTDGDVALFCGVTGDLNPFHQDELFSRESPFGRRIVPGLLPGSMLTHIGGMLGFLAAEMHFEFLAPVFIGDTVTCVVHVLERDEARKRLHCEAQLTNEAGQLVMRARFSGFPTAPRLAPDAAPLSDGP
- a CDS encoding MBL fold metallo-hydrolase, with translation MDRSSVAFFERPYPSANSALLQGECPLLVDTGFGSDVADLERWLSAQGTAPTELKLIVNTHHHSDHVGGNHWLQSTHGLPIAAHGSEGHAVNRRDPEACLGRWLRQPVEAYTVTHLLREGDTLSAGGAPWHVLHTPGHSPGHLVLYQPEQGVALTGDALLPGDVGWLKFHQDFQQRGLEAADQALDTLARLAELDLRLAYPGHGPVITGVAQAIQDSRTRLERFRLDPEKAGWHAAKRIFAFALMIDGPLSAEELAAYLLESPWFVDHAREVFRVTAEELLNLLVAEMLRSGAARWDRGRLHASGPHRSPPRRWARSPTTVAQWPPG